The following proteins are encoded in a genomic region of Odontesthes bonariensis isolate fOdoBon6 chromosome 19, fOdoBon6.hap1, whole genome shotgun sequence:
- the LOC142368538 gene encoding motile sperm domain-containing protein 1-like has protein sequence MSSRPSREGREAAGEAAPLPVFLFPSELVFRSEGRSSRRKVLTLYNPYAFRISFKMWCTAPALYRVVEAEGSVAPKSCVDLVVRHLDVSPANRGRRDRFRMEVRGGGQVGGREIWAELRGGEEEEEEEERGNRKPRAAGERQRTLTPLLVPTQTHLQLPTCTAVRSVSQWVVCVLLALLCVAVLMLPVHTDSSSVVPRCLHVSTNQKLVCAYTLGLLTMVFLR, from the exons ATGAGCAGCAGGCCCAGCCGTGAGGGCCGGGAGGCGGCCGGGGAGGCGGCGCCGCTGCCCGTCTTCCTGTTCCCCTCGGAGCTGGTGTTCCGCTCGGAGGGGcggagctcccgcaggaaggtGCTGACGCTCTACAACCCCTACGCCTTCAGGATCAGCTTCAAGA TGTGGTGCACGGCGCCGGCGCTCTACAGGGTGGTGGAGGCCGAAGGCAGCGTGGCCCCAAAGTCCTGCGTGGACCT GGTGGTGCGGCACCTGGACGTGTCCCCTGCAAACCGGGGGCGCAGGGACCGGTTCCGCATGGAGGTGAGAGGCGGCGGCCAGGTGGGAGGACGGGAGATCTGGGCCGAgctgagaggaggagaagaagaagaagaggaggaggagagggggaaCAGAAAGCCAAGAGCAGCAGGAGAGAGGCAGAGGACGCTGACTCCTCTGCTGGTGccaacacagacacacctgcagctgcCCACCTGCACag ctgtgCGCAGCGTGTCTCAGtgggtggtgtgtgtgttgttggcTCTGCTGTGTGTCGCAGTGTTGATGCTCCCCGTGCACACCGACAGCAGCTCTGTGGTTCCACGCTGCCTGCACGTCTCCACCAATCAGAAGCTGGTCTGCGCCTACACCCTCg GTCTTCTCACCATGGTGTTTCTACGGTAA